TTTCGAAAAAATTTTTCCGCTGTCTGCCGAACCTAGTTCTCAATGGCCCCACAGCTGCATTCCCGACAAAAAAACCTGTCACCATAAAAAGTGACAGGCTCTCTTCAATTTCAAGAATGATATCTTACGCTTCCTCAGTCAGACGCAGGAATTCATCGATGTCGGCTACAGCCAGATCTACAGCAGCTTGCCAGAATTCTACCTGGGTCATGTCTTCGCCGAGATGGGTCTTAGCCAGGTCTTCTACCATGAGACGACCAGTGTCTTGCAGGAGCGCGTCGTATTTGGCTGCGAAGCCTTCTCCTTCTGCGAGTGCGCGGGCGTAGACACTCAGACTGAACAAATAGCCGAATGTGTACGGAAAATTGTAGAACGGATAGCTCGTGATATAGAAATGAAGCTTGGAAGCCCAGAAATGTGGCTCGTATTCGGCCAATGCTCCGTTGTACGCTTCTTGCTGCGCTTCAGTCATCAGGCGATCGAGATCGGCTGCACTCACCAGACCGTTCTTGCGTTGCTCATAGAAGTTTTTCTCGAACAGGAAACGCGCCTGGATGTTCATGAAGAACGCTACGACGGATTGCAGCTTGTCTTCGAGAAGCACCAGTCGTTCGTCATCGCTCGCTGCATTTTTCACAGCCGCATCCGCCAAGATCATCTCAGCAAAAGTGGACGCAGTCTCTGCTACGTTCATAGCGTAGTTTTGCGAGAGTGGCGGTAGATCCCACATGACTTGCTGGTGGTATGCGTGCCCCAGTTCATGGGCGAGCGTCGACACATTGCTCGCGTTGCCTGCATAGGTCATAAACACGCGAGATTGCTTGCTCACCGGGAAGCTAGTGCAGAAACCACCTGGTCGTTTTCCTGGGCGATCCTCCGCCTCAATCCATGCTTCGTCAAAGGCCAACTGGGCGAACTCGGCCATTTTCGGGTTAAAGCGATCAAAGTTGTCCACAATTAGCGCTGCGGCTTCATCATAGGAAACCTTTTTGTGCGTGCTACCTACCGGAGCAGAAATATCATACCAGCTCAGCTTTTCGACGCCGATCAGCTTTGCCTTGCGTTCTAGATACGCTACCAGTCGATCTTTGCGAGTATTGATCGCCTGCCACATAGCATCGAGGGTCTTTTCCTGCATCCGTCCGATGTCGAGCGGCTCGCGCAGAACTGAATCCCAGCCGCGGTGGCGATACAGGGACAGACGGAACCCCCCCAAGTGATTGAGAGCCTGTGCGCACAGCTCTGTCTCGTTCCCCCATGCTTCCAGCCATTTTTCAAATACCTGTTTGCGTACGGCACGATCCGGATGACTCAGCAGATTGGAAGCTTGCCCGACTGACAGCTGCTTCTTCTCCCCGTCTAGCTCTACCTCGATGGTCATGCGGCCTACAACCGCGTTGTACAGGTCTTGCCAGGCATGGTAGCCGTCTACGGCCAAATCATTGGCGAGCACTTCTTGTTCAGGAGACAGCTTTTCCTGCGCACGGCGGCGGCGTTCATTTAATGGAAACGCGATCGGAGCCAGCTCATCGTCAGCAAGCAATGCGTCCCACTTGTCCGCATCGATTTTGAGCAACTGTTCTTCCCAACGGGTCAATGCCGAACCAAACGAGGCGGAGATCGTTTTTACTCGTCCCCCCAGCATTTTTGCAGCTTCGTCCTTCATGTTTTGAGCGGTCAGGCAGGAAATAAAAGCGCCGGCTTGTCTCGTTCGTACAGAAATCGCCTGCACGCTTTCCACAACCTCCATGAACGTCTTCTTTTCCTGTAAAGACAATTCGTTTTGCCCTACCTTTGCCTGTAACGCAGCGATATCGCTCTCCAATTCGCCTAAAAATGAACGAAATTCTTCGGATTCGCTACCGCCGGGAAACAGCACTTCCAGGTCCCAACGCTGTGGCAATGTTTTTTCCATACAGAACCCCTCCCTGATATATGTACCTTACCGTTTATTACTGCTTACTGTGTACTAGTCCTACTCGATTAAAACTCTATCGATCAATTAATTTCTATAATGATTCTGAGAACTCCTCCTACTAATAGAAAACCCCCGCTCTCTCGTCTGTGAGAAATCAGGGGTATCTCGTTTCGTATGACTTATTGTGGCAGTGAATATGTCTCGCCCTGCTTCTCCATGACGATCCGATTTCTTTCCACACCCGCTGCAGCTAGCAGGCGCTCCATCGGCTCCTCCACTGGTTCCTGGGAAAGCACAAACGTATCCCAGTGAATCGGCACGAGCCACTTGCCCCCAGTTTGCTTGAACATTTGCCACGCTTGCTCCGGTGTGCAATGCGCCCCCTGATACGAATCTGGCTTGTAAGCTCCGATCGGCATAAACACCAAATCGATCTGGCCAAACTCCTCCTTGAGGTTTTCCATGGACATGTAGGCCGTATCTCCAGGATAGAGGATACGTACACCATTTTTCTCGATCAGGTAGCCGTTGTAGCCGTAATCGTGATTCCATGGAAAGCGATTGCCCCAGTGCCGCACAGGAATCGCTGTAATTTTCACTCCATCGGCAGTCATCGTCTGCTGATGGGGCTGGATTTCTTCATACGATCCGAACGGCAAATGACGTATCAGTCTGCTTGTGCCCCGCGCGGTAATGACATGCGTCGAGCGTTTCGCCAGCTTGCGCAGTGTAGGTAAATCCACGTGATCCATATGGGCATGTGAGAGCAAAATCAGGTCGACTTCTCCCACTTCTTCACACGACAGAGCCGGTGGCGTAAAACGCGAGGGACCAATATGCATCCCTGCAATCCGAATTCCCAATTTTTCGCCTAGCACAGGGTCAGTGATCATTTTCGTCCCAAATACGTTGAGAAGTAAAGTAGAATGTCCAATCCATGTAAACGTCACCTCATGATCGGCCCAGTTTGCAGGGGTTGGCTTGTGTTCCAGCTGGCGGTACGGCGGTTTGGGTAAATTCCCCATATGTTGCCAATAGCGGAAGGCAAAGTAACCAAACAGGAGCAAAACCAGCAGGACGATGAGGATACCTATCCAGGTGATGATTGTGATCAGCATCAAGAGCTCCTTTATCAAGTCCGGTTTGATGCCATCATTATAGCAAAGGACGCGCTGGGTAGTGCAAGCGGCAAGCGGCTGCAAACTGTCGAATCCAAAAAAAGTAACTCTTTACAACCTTGGCAAGTGATGTTTCCATTCTTATATACGACCATTCTCAGGTGGTATATTCAATCTAAATAAAAGGTGGGTATCTCAGGTAACCCCTTTTACCGAGACTATGATCCCTGATACTTGCGAGGTGAACCCCATGATTTTGCACAAAGGAGAAACGCTTTTTCGTCAAGGCGAATCCGGTCCACTCTACCATCTCAAAAGCGGGATGTTAAAAATCAACCGCGTGCACGTTGACGGGACCATTACGTTGGTCAACATCATCGTGCCTGACGAAACCATCCCTCACCACTCCTTGATCACTCCAAATCCTTATTACGGGACAGCAGTGGCTCTGGTCACTTGCGAAATAGACGTTCTCGACGCTCCGAGCTGGTATCGCGAGCTGGAGGAAAATCACGCGAAGTGCCGCGGGATTGCCCTGCAATTGCAATCCAAGCTACGCATGATGCAACAGCGGATCGATCAGCTGTCAGAAGTATCGCCTGCTGAAAGACTGCGCAAGCTCCAGCTCTGGTTTCAATCATTTGTTCCCGTTGACTCTTTGTCGGACGTACTCACTCAGGACGAGATCGGGCAGCTCATTGGTCTACGACGCGAAACCGTCAATCGGTTGCTACGTGCACAAGTAAATCGAGCTCGCGAATAATCGAGCTCGATCCATGGCTAGCTATATTTGTTTACAGATTGCCGGCAGGCCCGAAAAATTCATAGTGCATATCATCTGCCGGAATGCCCCAATCCGTAAGAGCCTTTTTGATCGACTGCATGAACGGTACAGGACCGCAAAAATAATAGCTGGCCGCTTTCTCTGGTACGATTTCCTGTAGCCATTTCAGATCGATATATCCCTCATGATGAAACGATCCCGCTTCCCTATCCTGCTCAGTCGGCTGCGAATAGCTCCAGTATGCGGAAACACGTGGATTGTCTTGAGTAACTCTCTCGACATCCTCCCGCAAGGCATGCCTGTTGCCATTTTGTGCTGCGTGGATAAATGTCACCTGGCGAGCTGACTTTTCCGCCAGAGTCGTAAGCATGCTGACCATCGGTGTCAGACCGACTCCGCCACTGATGAGCACGACCGGACGCTCCTCTTGTTTCAACGTGAAATCTCCGGCTGGTGCGGAGACGTGCAGGACATCTCCTTCCTTTACCTTCTCGGTTAAATAGACAGATACTTTCCCCGCTGGCTTCTCTTCACATGCATCTTCCTGTTTGACCGAAATACGGTAGTACGCTTTGCCAGGCGCGTCGGACAAACTGTACTGGCGAATATGAGTATTCCGCTCCCCTGGAATATCTACCTTTACGCTGATGTATTGCCCTGGTTCATAGACTGCGAGCGCCTGCCGATCCTGCGGGACCAGATAAAAGGAAGTAATGACGTCGCTTTCCCGTACCTTTTTCTCTACAACGAATGCCCGAAAATCTGCCCAGCCACCGACCTGCTCGCGGGATTGTTCGTACAGTTCTGCCTCTACCCCGATAAACGCATCTGCGATCACGCCGTACGCCTCTGCCCATGCATCCAAAATTTCCTCTGTCGCCGCATCTCCCAGCACGTCTTTGATCGCTGCCAACAGATTTTCTCCGACGATCGGATAATGCTCTGGCAAGATACCGAGACTGCGGTGTTTATGGGCGATCTGTTTGACCACAGGCAGGATATTCGCTAAGTTGTCGATGTGTTGCGCAGCTGCGTACACGGCATTCGCCAGTGCTGTCTGCTGCCGTCCTTGCTTTTGATTCGCGTGATTGAACACGTTTAACAGCTCGGGATGCTGAGTAAACAATCTTTCATAAAATCGTTTCGTTATAGCAACCCCGTGCACTTCCAGCACAGGCACCGTCGATTTGATTACGTGAATGGTTTTTTCGTTGAGCATCGTGATCCTTCCCTTCGAATCAGGTATACCTTGATTCTAGAGGGTGCGCTCACCACGCACAGTGATTTCAATCACAGGAAAACGAAACGATTTGTGACAGGAGCCTTTACACGGATTCAGCCAGAAAACTCATGAAGGGAAACAGTCCAAAAAACCTTCCGTCCCTCACCCGCTGATGCGCCTCTTCTTTCAGAGCTGTCGCCGTTTGCATAGTTATCACCCCTGTATCTACGAGACGATGTGCCCCACGCTCCAAATAATTCAGCATATAATCAGGATTTTTCCCGAAATAGGAATGGCTTTCTATCTGGATGGAATTAAAGCCTTGGGCAGACAGCATGGCGGGCAGTTGCCGTACAAGCCACGGATTGTGAGTGTTGTATTTTTTCATGATCTCTATACAGACTTGCAGCGGATCATGCTCACCCATCGCCACGGAACGGTTCGCATAGTCTCCGTCAAAAATGGCTAACTGACCGCCTTTCTTTAAGACACGCTTTGCTTCTTGCAGAAAGAGCTCAGGAGATGGGACGTGACCGAGAACCGTATGGAACACCACCGTATCAAAAGAGTGATCGGAAAACGGGAGCGTCCTGCCATCCCCGACAACAAGCTCAACATGCGAATGCTCATTCAACGAGCGTGCCTTTTCGATGAAGATAGCGGATGGATCAATCCCGATCACTTTGCCTACGCCGGGTCCTTGCGCCAGCATCCGCGTGATCGCCCCTGTACCACAGCCGACCTCGAGAATCTCCATTCCCTCCGACCAATTCAAGCGAGCCAAATAGGAAGAGATGATCGCACGCATCTCCAGATCAGCCGCTCGTATTTCCAGACTATCGCTCAATCTTCTTTGCACATCCGGATCGACTTCCGTAATTTTGGCATACGGATCTAGCACGATAAATCCTGCCCCCTTTTTAGTCACTCGACTCAACACATGCAACGGCTGCATACCTTCAATATAACGCTTTCGCCAAAAGCATCCAAACTATTCTGAAAAACAACCAAACAAAAAAACAGATTTCCGTAGCCGACCTACTTAGCTAAAGAATCTGTCTTTGAATAGCTACGAAAGGAATCTATTCTTCCTCGGAGAGCAGCCTTTTCACAAACTGGTAAATAGCCTCGTCATCCTGAATGGAGATCTGTGGCCATTTATCTGTAGCGATTGGCTCCCACGTGACAATGCCCTTGATAGCAGTCACGATATGTAAAAGTTCAAGATCCTCTGCTTTACGCAACAGGACGAGCTTAGGGTATCCTTCCCGCTTAAAGCCTTCGACGAGAATCAGGTCAGCCCCTGCCTGTGTCAGCCGTTCTATCAGCTGGGGGAGGAGCGTCGGTCTCTGCTCGTGAATAACTGTCTTGGTCTCTGAGGTGATTGCCACCAAGGAAGCCCCTGCCTCCCGATACCGCCACGTGTCTTTTCCCTGCTGGTCCCACTCAAAATCGTGGCCTCCGTCGTGCTTGACCACTCCGACTCGCATACCCGACTGCTCGAAATGCGCAATCAGCTTGGTCAACAGGGTCGTCTTGCCACTATCGGAATAGCCTACCAACTGAAGTACATACGGTTGTTTCACTCAGACTACCCCTCCTGCTTCCAGCTTGGTGCTGCGTGTGACAGTACTTCCACAAGCTCTCCCGCCTGCTTGCCGATTCCTCCTGCGGGAATCACGATAAAGCATTCACTGTTTTTTAGCGTGCCGAGATTTCCCGCTTTTTCGTTGAAATCGGGCTGGGCATACAGGACCCCATCCTTTTCTAGCAACCACCCGCGCAAATATCTCGGGTACGGACAAGGCTTGGTATACGTGACTGCGAGCTTTGCCTTGATCGTACGCAGCTGTACTCCCTGCACACCTGACAGCTTTTGCACAGCAGGGCGGACAAACAATTCAAATCCGAGAAAGCAAGCCCCCGGATTCCCAGACAACGCTATGATTGGTTTGCCATGCAGCATCAGGCTCGTGGTCGGACTACCTGGTCGCATCGCGATCCGATTAAACAGCAGCTCGGCTTCCGGCTCATCCGAAAGGGCTGCCATCACGTCGTAGTCGCCTACCGATACTCCCCCGCTTGTGACGAGCACATCAACCATCTTTAAATGCTCAGCCAACGTTCCCTTCGCCACATCCAGATCATCCGGCATATTTGGAAACAAAAGAGGAATGCCGCCCGCTTCGGCAATCAAAGCGGACAGCATCCATGTATTACTATTGCGGATCTTTCCGGGATAAAGCGG
This is a stretch of genomic DNA from Brevibacillus choshinensis. It encodes these proteins:
- a CDS encoding M3 family oligoendopeptidase, whose protein sequence is MEKTLPQRWDLEVLFPGGSESEEFRSFLGELESDIAALQAKVGQNELSLQEKKTFMEVVESVQAISVRTRQAGAFISCLTAQNMKDEAAKMLGGRVKTISASFGSALTRWEEQLLKIDADKWDALLADDELAPIAFPLNERRRRAQEKLSPEQEVLANDLAVDGYHAWQDLYNAVVGRMTIEVELDGEKKQLSVGQASNLLSHPDRAVRKQVFEKWLEAWGNETELCAQALNHLGGFRLSLYRHRGWDSVLREPLDIGRMQEKTLDAMWQAINTRKDRLVAYLERKAKLIGVEKLSWYDISAPVGSTHKKVSYDEAAALIVDNFDRFNPKMAEFAQLAFDEAWIEAEDRPGKRPGGFCTSFPVSKQSRVFMTYAGNASNVSTLAHELGHAYHQQVMWDLPPLSQNYAMNVAETASTFAEMILADAAVKNAASDDERLVLLEDKLQSVVAFFMNIQARFLFEKNFYEQRKNGLVSAADLDRLMTEAQQEAYNGALAEYEPHFWASKLHFYITSYPFYNFPYTFGYLFSLSVYARALAEGEGFAAKYDALLQDTGRLMVEDLAKTHLGEDMTQVEFWQAAVDLAVADIDEFLRLTEEA
- a CDS encoding MBL fold metallo-hydrolase, with translation MLITIITWIGILIVLLVLLLFGYFAFRYWQHMGNLPKPPYRQLEHKPTPANWADHEVTFTWIGHSTLLLNVFGTKMITDPVLGEKLGIRIAGMHIGPSRFTPPALSCEEVGEVDLILLSHAHMDHVDLPTLRKLAKRSTHVITARGTSRLIRHLPFGSYEEIQPHQQTMTADGVKITAIPVRHWGNRFPWNHDYGYNGYLIEKNGVRILYPGDTAYMSMENLKEEFGQIDLVFMPIGAYKPDSYQGAHCTPEQAWQMFKQTGGKWLVPIHWDTFVLSQEPVEEPMERLLAAAGVERNRIVMEKQGETYSLPQ
- a CDS encoding Crp/Fnr family transcriptional regulator yields the protein MILHKGETLFRQGESGPLYHLKSGMLKINRVHVDGTITLVNIIVPDETIPHHSLITPNPYYGTAVALVTCEIDVLDAPSWYRELEENHAKCRGIALQLQSKLRMMQQRIDQLSEVSPAERLRKLQLWFQSFVPVDSLSDVLTQDEIGQLIGLRRETVNRLLRAQVNRARE
- the hmpA gene encoding NO-inducible flavohemoprotein encodes the protein MLNEKTIHVIKSTVPVLEVHGVAITKRFYERLFTQHPELLNVFNHANQKQGRQQTALANAVYAAAQHIDNLANILPVVKQIAHKHRSLGILPEHYPIVGENLLAAIKDVLGDAATEEILDAWAEAYGVIADAFIGVEAELYEQSREQVGGWADFRAFVVEKKVRESDVITSFYLVPQDRQALAVYEPGQYISVKVDIPGERNTHIRQYSLSDAPGKAYYRISVKQEDACEEKPAGKVSVYLTEKVKEGDVLHVSAPAGDFTLKQEERPVVLISGGVGLTPMVSMLTTLAEKSARQVTFIHAAQNGNRHALREDVERVTQDNPRVSAYWSYSQPTEQDREAGSFHHEGYIDLKWLQEIVPEKAASYYFCGPVPFMQSIKKALTDWGIPADDMHYEFFGPAGNL
- a CDS encoding methyltransferase domain-containing protein — its product is MLDPYAKITEVDPDVQRRLSDSLEIRAADLEMRAIISSYLARLNWSEGMEILEVGCGTGAITRMLAQGPGVGKVIGIDPSAIFIEKARSLNEHSHVELVVGDGRTLPFSDHSFDTVVFHTVLGHVPSPELFLQEAKRVLKKGGQLAIFDGDYANRSVAMGEHDPLQVCIEIMKKYNTHNPWLVRQLPAMLSAQGFNSIQIESHSYFGKNPDYMLNYLERGAHRLVDTGVITMQTATALKEEAHQRVRDGRFFGLFPFMSFLAESV
- the mobB gene encoding molybdopterin-guanine dinucleotide biosynthesis protein B — encoded protein: MKQPYVLQLVGYSDSGKTTLLTKLIAHFEQSGMRVGVVKHDGGHDFEWDQQGKDTWRYREAGASLVAITSETKTVIHEQRPTLLPQLIERLTQAGADLILVEGFKREGYPKLVLLRKAEDLELLHIVTAIKGIVTWEPIATDKWPQISIQDDEAIYQFVKRLLSEEE
- a CDS encoding molybdopterin molybdotransferase MoeA, with the protein product MRFSRQMITVEEAMRRLMERLTMQGREEVHIGEAYGRTLAVDVHATDDLPHFDRSPLDGYAVRAIDTVLATPDQPVRLKVVETIAAGDVPKITVAEGCASRIMTGAMMPSGADAVIMFEQTVQPAAFLEEVGIKRALKQGENVSRHGEEIASGAVIVRAGERINAGTLAILATFGYTHVPVVRKPRIGLLSTGVELLDVDQPLYPGKIRNSNTWMLSALIAEAGGIPLLFPNMPDDLDVAKGTLAEHLKMVDVLVTSGGVSVGDYDVMAALSDEPEAELLFNRIAMRPGSPTTSLMLHGKPIIALSGNPGACFLGFELFVRPAVQKLSGVQGVQLRTIKAKLAVTYTKPCPYPRYLRGWLLEKDGVLYAQPDFNEKAGNLGTLKNSECFIVIPAGGIGKQAGELVEVLSHAAPSWKQEG